The DNA sequence ATCGAAGCCATCTTCAAAGCCTTTGCGCAAAGCCTGCGCATCGCGATGGCCGACTCCGACGTGCAGCGCTTGCCTTCCTCAAAAGGAGTGATCGAATGATAGCAATCGTTGATTATGGTTTGGGGAACATCGCGAACCTGACGAATGCCATCCGTTTTCTGGGCTATGAAACGGTCCTGACGCATGACGAAGCAGAATTGCGCAAGGCGGACGTCATTGTCCTGCCTGGTGTGGGCCATTTCAAGGATGCCATCGAGCGGATCGATGCGATCGGTTTGCGGGAACTCCTTACTGAGTTGGAGCAGACGAAGCCTTTCATCGGTATCTGTCTCGGTATGCAACTCCTGTTCCAGCACAGCGAAGAAGGCGATGTGGATGGGTTGGGCTTTTTGCCTGGCGAAGTGAAATACATCGTCAGCGATTTGCCGGTTCCGCATTTGGGCTGGAACAATCTGCATTCAAGCCAACCGGGCTTGGACAAGGATGTCTATTTCATCCATTCCTACAAGGTAGTGACCGACGAAAATGTTGTGGCAACGGCGGATTATGGTCAGGAAATCGTGGCTATCGTCCAGAAGGATAACGTCATCGGCATCCAGTTCCACCCGGAAAAAAGCGGGGATTACGGTCTGGAAATTTTGAACCAAGCTTTGCAAGGGGGATGGAAATAAATGATAGAGATTTGGCCGGCGATCGACTTGATCGACAACAAGAGTGTCCGTCTGACCGAAGGGGACTACGGAACGAAAGAAGAAATGCAGCGCACGCCTCAGGAAGCCATCGCTTTTTATGCGCAATATGAACAAGTGAAACGCATCCATATAGTGGATCTGATGGGCGCCTTGAACCAAAAACCGGAAGAGACACCGTTCATCGAGCAACTTTTGCAACAGAGCGCATTGCCTGTCGAAATCGGCGGGGGCATCCGTTCCGAAGAAACCATCAAGCACTATTTCGAAAAAGGCGCCAGCTATGTGATCGTCGGGACGAAAGGGCTGCAGGATCTGCCATGGTTGGCTGAGATGACGGCGAAATATCCCGGCAAGATCTACTTGGGTCTGGATGCAAAAGGCGAACTGGTCGCCGTGAACGGCTGGACCGAAACGGGCCGCCAGACCATCTATGATGTCGTGGAAGCGACGAATCCGATGGCTTTGGGCGGCATCATCTATACGGATATCTCGAAAGACGGCAAGATGGCCGGACCGAACTTTGAGTTGACGGGCAAGCTTGTCGAACTCTCGACCCATCCCATAACTGCATCTGGCGGCGTCCGCAACATCGAAGACATCAAAAAATTGGAAGCTTTGGGTGTGGCGGCAGCGATCGTCGGCAAAGCGGCCAATACGGATGCCTTCTGGGAGGGCTTGGCATGATAAAGAAACGGATCATTCCCTGCCTGGATGTGAAGGACGGCACGGTCGTAAAAGGGATCCAATTCAAGGGGTTGCGCGAAATCGGCGATCCGGTCGAATTGGCGAAGCGCTACAATGCTTTGGGTGCGGATGAACTGGTCTTTCTGGACATCTCCGCAACCGAAACCGGGCACAACCTGATGATTGATGTCATCCGCAAAACGGCGCAACAGCTGTTCATCCCGATGACGATCGGCGGCGGCATCAAATCGACGGATGACATTTCCCGGTTGCTCAATGCTGGAGCCGATAAAGTCAGCCTGAATTCATCGGCGTTGGCGAATCCGCAGCTGATCAAGGAAGCGAGCGACAAGTTCGGCAGCCAATGCATCTGCATCGCTGTCGATGCGAAATGGGAAGCCGATAAAGAGGAATGGTATTGCTATACCCACGGCGGCAAAAAACGGACCGACATCAAGACGTTGGACTGGGTGCAGCAAGTGGAAGCGCTGGGGGCCGGCGAATTGCTGGTCACCAGCATGGATTATGATGGCATGAAGCAAGGCTTCGATCACCGTTTGCTGAACAAAATCCAAGCCTTGGTATCGATCCCTGTCATCGCTTCCGGAGGCGGCGGCAATGCCCAGCATTTCGCCGCCTTGTTCAAGGAAACAGATGTATCGGCAGGATTGGCAGCTTCAATCTTCCATGATGAAGAAGTGTCAATCGCCGAAGTGAAAGAATGCTGCACGGAGAATGGAGTGGATATGCGCAATGTCTAAATACGATGCACTAGTGCCTGATTTTTCGAAAGGGTTATTGACTGTCGTTCTTCAGCACTTTACGAACAAAAATGTTTTGATGGTCGGCTTCATGAATGAAGAGGCCTTCGAATTGACGAAACGGGACGAGGTTGTCTGGTTCTTTTCCAGAAGCAAGAACCGGCTCTGGAAAAAAGGCGAGTCCAGCGAGCATTACCAGTTCGTGAAGGACATGTATCTGGACTGCGATCAGGATGCGTTGCTCATCATGATTGATCCGGCTGGCCCGACTTGCCACCGTAACACGGAAAGCTGTTTCGATGTGCCGGTTGCCTTTGGTTTGGATGACTTGGAAGAGACGATCCGCCAGCGCGCTGTCGGACATGATGAAAAGTCCTATACAAACTACTTGTTGGATAAGGGAACAGATAAAATCGCAAAGAAATTCGGTGAAGAGGCTTTCGAAGTCGTCATCGGCGCAAAAAATCACGACAAAGAAGAAGTCGCCAACGAAACGGCAGACCTGCTTTACCACCTCGGCGTACTCCTGTACGACCAAGGCGTCGACGTTGCCGATGTGACCAAAGTCCTAATCGAACGCCACCAAAAGAAAAACAACTTCAAAGGCGAAAGAAAAGATGTAGATAATTACTAGGATACGATGAATTGCGGGTAGGGGATGAGCACTAAGAGGACATTACGAGAACGGCCGCTTTTTGGCCGTGACGTAATGTCAGCTTAGGCGGAATCCCCTGCAATTCAGAGTTCAACTACTAGGATACGATGAATCCCGTCCTTGATTTATCCGGTAACCGGAGCTATCCCTTGACAGAAGGGGCAGTTTCGGTTATTTTTTGTCTTGAAGAGAGAATGTTTCCATATTAAACAAAAATGGGGCGATGACGATGAACGTGTTGGCTGTGGAACTGTCTATGCGGCTTTTTGATTCCAATTCTCTGAAGGACAAGCGCAGCGTTGTGAAAAGCATCCTTGCCAAGATGCATCAACGGTACAATGTCAGCATTGCGGAAGTATCGGCACAGGATATGTTGAACCAGGCCGTCATCGGATTGGCGGTTGTCAACAGCTCCCGGGTCCTATGCCAACAAATCGTGGATAAAATCATTGAGGAAATTGAATCGAACTATCCGGTGGAAATCTACCAAATCAACGAAGTCGAATAAGAAGCTGAAGGAGCTGTATCAGAACCGGAATAGGATTTTCTGGTTTTGATACAGCCCTTTTTAATTCAATCCCTATTTTATTTCTTGTAGCATCCTGGATGTCCGATTTATCTGGATTATCGGACAACGAACGGATCTGACGAACCCTGGTTGTCCGATTCAATCGAATTATCGGACAACGAATGCATCCTACGAGCTCTGGATGTCCGATTCATTCGGAATATCAGACAACGAACGCATCGTACGAGCTCTGGATGTCCGATTCATCTGGATTATCGGACATCTAGCGCTCCCGTTAGGGCTGCTGCCCGCAAAGAATGGGCTGTCTACGTATGAGACAGCCCATTGATCGGTTATTTGAAGACTTTAAGGAGCTCGTAGCGGAAAGAAATGTATGTGTAATTTTGGCGATTGTACATCTCGCGCGCCGTATCCGCTGCATCAGCCACCAAAAGGACGGTCTTCCCGTCGGCATGCTCCATCACGAATTGTTGCAGCGCCGTTCCGATCCCTTTGCACCGGGAATCTATGGCGACATAGAAATTATCTATTTCAATGCTGTCCTCTTTCAGATAAAGGTCGATGGAACCGACCGCTTCATCAGAGCATAGGGCCACGATGGGACGGAAGGCCGGATTTTCGAATTTAGCTTGGGTGTAGGGTTGCTTCTGTTTCGCGAATTCCTCGCTGACTTCCTTGTCTGCCTGGGCGGATAAAGACAGATAGGCACTGCGGTTCTCGGCGTTCACCCAGTCCACTCTGACGTCGGAAGGCGTTTCATAAATCCGCGTCGGCACAAAGGTTCCGGGAGGAGCCGCGTACAACTCCAATACATCCAGGCTGAAATCGTTCGATCCCAGATAGGAAATAATCGGCTGCGGAATTTCACAATCTTCGGGCCAAATGAATTTTATGAAATCCTGGCCATTTTTTTGGTGCTCTGATTTCAAATAAGCTTCCGTCTCCACGAATTCAGCGAAGGTGGGGACGCGATGGAAAATCACATAATTTTCGATGTGCATGAAAAAAGCTTCTTCATTGCGATTGTGCGTGTACAGAGAGGTTTCTTTGGCTATAGACTTGCTGTGTTCGATATCCTTGAAAGAAAAGGTCATTTTTGGACTCCTTAAAAAGAAAAATTGATGCAGGCTTCAAGATATGATAGCATAGGAAAGGAATTTGTTACAATAAGCCGAAACAGGATAAGCGGCGGAATCGCTGGAAACACATGCCAAAAGCAGCGGCGTGTGCTCCGCGTTCGACCATTATCAAGTGTTTGCGCTTGTGTTTTTTAATAGATAGGAGATATAAATGAGAGATTATCAAAAATTGTACGAGAACATAAAGGCTTTTCATAAATTGAAACCTTGGGACAAAATGAAAGACACGGACGTCGTCGGAATCAAATATTCCGATCGCAAGGAGCCTGTATTCTTTGCTTTGGATGGGCTGGATGAGGACAGCATAGGATTGAGTGTGTTCAGGGATGTTTCGGAATACATTCTCTACTTGGATCTGTTGGAGTCTGAGTTCACGGAAGCGGATGGCATCGGGGAATACACCGAAAAGCTGAAGAACATCAGACTTGAATTCGTCGACCGAAGCAAACTGGAAGAAATCGACTATAACCGCATCCGCACAACGGATGTCAAATTCCGCGGCAAGAAAGCTTGGCCGGAACTGCTGGATTTTACGCCAGGCTTTGTTCCTTGGTCGGCTACCGAAGAGGACATCGCTCTTTTTGAGCGGGTACTGGAGAGCTTTTTGGAAATGTTCCCCACCTACAGCAAACTGGACTTTGACAAGTCCTTTGCGGCAGATGACGTTCCGACTCGCTACTATTACCAAGCAGGAACAAAGGACAGCGTTTGGAAATTGAAAGAAGAACATATCCTCGCGTTCCTGACTGGCGGCGAATTGACGAAAGGCCCATACGATCTGATGCTTTCCCAGTTCGAAATCCGTCGTCTGATGATGGAGAAGAAAACGTTCTTAAGAAACACCTTCGAAGTAGATTTGTTCTATTTACCGCAACCAATCACCTTCAAAGAAGGGGAACGGCCGCGTTTTGTGAAGATGATGGCCATCGCGGATAAGAAATCAGGGGAAGTTCTTCTGGCTACAGTGCTGACTTCCGATAAATCACGCGATATCCAATTCGAACTGTACAAATACCTGTTTGAAGCGAAAGTCTTCCCTGCAAAAATCGAGATGCGCGGCGACAGCGTGTTGGAAACCTACGAAATGTTGGTTCCCTTGTTGGATGAGCTGGACATCGCACACAGCGAAAAGAGCAAACTGCGAAAAATCGAGGCATTCCGCAAAAGCCTTGCGGAAGATATCTTCTAATGAAACAGCCCGTTTTTCTGAAATAAGCATCATAAAAAACAAAACAATTTTGCGTTCCGTAAAAAATTGTTTTGTTTTTTGTTATTTTCAAAATAAATGGTAAAATGGTTAAGAAGAAAAGACAACGAACTAATGCACGCCTCAGAGCTTATTTTGTTCCGGATAAAGGGGTTTTTACGTGTTCAATCAAGAGAATGTAAAGTTACTGACGAATACAGAGTTAAAGGTATACGAGTACATTGTACAGCATACCCAAAAAGTCATCCGTATGAGCGTTCGTGAGATCGCATCCGAGACCCATGTATCGCCGGCGACAGTTACGCGGACCATCAGCAAGCTGGGTTTCGAAAATATCTGGGAGTGCAAGCTGCATCTGAAGGAAATGGACAACCGCAAACACAATAAGAAGGTGTTTGAAACTTCGGAAATCGTCGAAGAGTTTTTCAGCCGTTCCATGCAATCCGAATATGAGGAAAAAATCCACTCCGCAGTTGAGTTGATAGCAAATTCCGACGTTGCCGTTTTCTTTGGCATCGGCACGTCTGGATTGGTTGCTGCCTATGCATCCCGACAGTTTTCAAACCTGGGTCAAAGCACCTTCCATATCCAAGACCCCTATTATCCATTCCATTTGATCAGCAGACAATATACAAACACAGTAGCGATTGTTTGTTCCGTTTCCGGAGAAACAGAAATCATGTTAAGAAAAGTGGGCGATTTGAAGAGTCTGGGGAGCAAAATCATCAGCATTACGAATTCCTCCACCAATTCATTGGCAAGACAGTCAGAAATCAACCTCGCTTATCATCTGACACCAGAATACGTGGACGAAGAGGTAAACGTAACTTCCCAATTGCCGGCCGTATTTTTAATTGAAACACTGGCAAGACGCAATTATAACTACATGCAACAAATGCGCAACGATAAGGCTTGAAGCCAGGTTAAGCTGAAACAAATCGTTTCTTTTCTGAAACGTCATTCCAAAAGCTGATTATCGTTCCTTTACGAGGTGAAACTGTTTACATTTCGTTCACAAACTCTATAATAAGCTTATGTTGAAAAACAGAAAGCGCATCCGCGATTGCAAAGCCGCTCTTTTTAAAGAAAGAGCATTTGTTTTCCAAATGGATGTAACCGCTTAAAGGCAGGCGGCTTACTGATTGAAAGCCGATTGGAAGGAATGAGAGTATGTATCATAAGAAATTGAAACCGTTTAAAGAAGGTTTTTTATGGGGGTCCGCAACCAGCGCATATCAAGTTGAAGGCGCATGGGACGAAGACGGTAAAGGCCCATCAGTTCAGGACGTGAAGGAAATCGTTCCCGACACTTCCGATTTTAAAGTAGCTACTGACCATTACCACCACATGCAGGAAGATATCGCGTTGTTGGCTGAGATGGGATTCAAAACCTATCGCTTCTCGATTTCATGGTCACGGGTCATTCCGGACGGTGACGGCGAAGTCAATCCGAAAGGACTTCAGTTCTACAGCGATTTGATTGATGAATGTCTGAAATACGGTATCGAACCGTTAGTGACGGTCTACCACTTTGACTTGCCGCAAGGACTTGCTGAAAAAGGCGGCTGGGAAAACCGTGCCACAATCGATGCTTTTGTCCGCTACTGCGATGTCCTCTTCGATAACTTAGGAGACCGCGTCAAATTATGGCTGACGATCAATGAACAAAACATGATGATTCTTCACGGCGCTGCAGTCGGTACAGGTGAAAGCACTTTGAAATCCTTGTACCAACAAAACCACCACATGCTTGTTGCGCAAGCGATGGTGATGAACAACTGCCACGAAAAATTACCGCATGTGAAAATCGGACCGGCACCGAACATATCGGCCGTCTATCCGAAATCGAACAACCCAGCGGATGTCCAAGCAGCCGATCTGTATACCGCAATCCGTAACTGGCTTTATCTGGATATCGCCGTGTATGGTGTATACAATCACCAAGTGTGGGCTTACCTGGAAGAAAATGAAGCCCTGCCTGATATGGAACCGGGTGATTTGGAGATACTGAAATCCGCGGAATGTGATTTCATCGCCTTCAACTACTACAACAGCTCGACTGTTCAAGCCTATCCAGCCGGAACGGAACGCGCAACAGGCAAAAAAGATCAGCAATTATCAGATAGCCAAGAAGGATTCTTCGCAGGATCCGACAATGAGCATCTTCCTTATACTGAATTCGGTTGGCAGATCGACCCTACTGGATTCCGCACGACGATTAACCAAATTTACTCTCGTTATCGTAAACCCCTGATCGTTACTGAAAACGGTTTAGGTGGTATTGATAAGCTGGAAGATGGGAAGGTCCATGATAACTATCGGATCGACTATCTCCGCAACCATATCGAACAGATGAACCTGGCAGTTACGGATGGAGCAGATGTGTTCGGTTATTGCACCTGGAGTGCGATTGATCTCATCAGCACCCACCAAGGGTTCCGCAAGCGTTATGGCTTTGTTTACGTCAACCGGGAAGACTTCGATCTCAAAGATCTGAAGAGATACCGGAAAGATAGTTTCTATTGGTATAAAGGAGTGATCGCGTCAAACGGAGGAAAACTGGAAGGTTAGAGGTAGAAAGCAAGAATAGTTTTTCGCACCATCCATTGTTGATAAAGAACAGCGGCAAGTGAATGCGGAAAACGAAGGCCCATTGTTCTGAGACTGACTGGCAGAATCCGGACAAGCAATCATATCAATTTATTTTACTGTTTTCGAAGACGGCACGCTGTCTTCACAAGTGTTCCTAACAGAGGAGGATTTTATTATGGATAAATTCTTAGAATTTTTAGAAGGAAAATTGGGTCCTATAGCGTATAAATTAAATGCAAACCGTTACTTATCGGCAATTAAAGAAGGTTTCTTCGGAGCGATGTCACTATTGATCATCGGCTCCATGTTCCTATTAGTTGCTAACTTACCAATTCCAGGATACGCTGATTTCATGGCAGGTGTTTTCGGCGCTGACTGGACACAATTCTTCATGGTTCCATTCGATATGACCATGAACATCATGACAATCTTCGTTATGATCGGGATGGCGAAAGATTTATGCAAAACCTATGGAATTGATGATGTAGCAGGGATTATTTATGCGCTTGTTGGATTCCTTATTTTGACACCGTCAATCTTAAGCACCGATAATGCAGCAGGAATCCCAATGGGAAACTTGAGTGCTAGCGGATTGTTCTTAGGTATGATGAGTACTGTTTTGGCAGTTGAAATTGTACGTTTCGTTTTGGGCAGAGGATGGACAATCAAAATGCCAGATTCGGTTCCTGCAAACGTTGCGAGATCATTTGATGCCTTAATACCTGGCTTGTTTGTTATCTTGGTATTCGATATTTTGAAATTGATTTTTGCTATGACATCATTTGAAACAGCCCAAGCATTCATTTTTGAAATTATTCAAGCACCATTGACTAGTATTGGTGCCACGTTACCAGCGACAATCCTTGTAGTCATCTTAGAAACACTATTGTTCTCATTCGGCTTGCATGGTCCAAATATCTTGGGTGCGGTAATGAACCCAATTTGGTTGACACTGACTGCTGAAAATGCTAGTGCATATGCAGCAGGAGAAGTATTACCAAACATCGTCAATGCTCAATTCTATGCAAATTTCATTAAAATTGGTGGTGCTGGAGCAACTTTTGGACTAGCGTTATTGTGTTTATTCGTTGCAAAATCGAGCCAATTCAAAACGTTGGGTAAGTTAGCAATCGGACCCGCAATATTTAACATCAACGAACCGTTGATCTTTGGTATGCCAATCGTATTGAATCCTATCTTGATGATTCCATTCATTGTGTCACCGGTAGTCATGACTACCTTAACGTATATCTTGATGAACATTGGCTTGATTCCACTTACAAATGGGGTAAACATACCTTGGACTACACCACCAATTATTTCTGGATTCCTTATAAGCGGCTGGCAAGGTGCTGTATGGCAAGTAATCGAAATGGGCTTAAGTGCTTTAATCTTCTACCCATTCTTCAAATTGGAAGATAACAAAGCTTACCAAATCGAAATGGGTCAAATCGAAGCTGATGAATCAGGCAACGTAGTAGCATAATCATATAACGTCAAAATGAGCCCCTTTCATAGGGGCTCAAATTAGATATAAGGATGGGGAAATATTATGGCAGACAAAACAATCATGTTAGTATGTGCAGCTGGGATGAGCACCAGCTTACTTGTATCAAAAATGCAAAAAGCGGCGGTGGCACAAGGATTGGACGCTGATATTTTCGCAGTATCCGCTTCAGAAGCAGACGCACATTTGGCTAAGCAAAAAATCGACGTCCTGATGTTGGGACCTCAAGTCAAATACATGAAGAAACAATTCGAAGATAAAGTTGCCGGCACTGACACAAAAATGGATGTCATCAACATGCAGGACTACGGCATGATGAACGGCGAAAAAGTATTGAAAACAGCTCTTACTTTAATGGGCGAATAATAACAACACTGAAGGAGTAACTCTAATGGCAGAACCAAAAAACCTGGATGTCATCATGCAGTTGATCATGCATGGGGGCGATGCAAAAGGAAATGCGATTGAAGCGATCGAAGCGGCAAAAGCAGGAGACTTTGCATTAGCAAACGAAAAAATCAGTGAATCGGAAAAAGCATTGGTGGAAGCCCACCATGCGCAGACCGGTCTGTTGACACAAGAAGCATCAGGCGATGCAGTGGAATTGTCCTTATTGATGGTCCACGGACAAGATCACTTGATGACGTCCATAGCATTCAAAGACTTGGCGAAAGAAATCGTCGAAATCTATGAGAAAATCGCAAAATAGTCACTGATCACCAAACATAGATGGACCATAAATCGCTCATATGATTTATGGTCCATTTCGCATTTTTAAAATCAAAAACAAACTAAACAGAAAGCGGGTCATGATATGCAACACAAAAAAATGAAGGATTTTCCGGAAGACTTTTTATGGGGCTCTGCCTCGGCCGCCTATCAAGTCGAAGGGGCTTGGGATGAAGATGGGAAAGGCGTATCTGTCTGGGATACCTTTGTCAGGATTCCTGGCAAGACTTTTAAAGGCACGAACGGGGATGTAGCGGTTGATCACTACCACCGGTTCAAAGAGGATGTTGCGCTGATGGCTGAACAAGGGCTGAAGGCTTACCGTTTCTCGATTGCGTGGAGCCGGATTTTCCCTCACAACATGCAGGAAGTGAACGAAAAAGGTCTGCAGTTCTATGACGATCTGATCGATGAATTGCTGGCGAATCATATTGAACCGGTTGTCACGTTGTATCATTGGGATATCCCGCAGTATCTGCAGGATGAATATCTGGGCTGGGAATCCCGTCAGGTAATCGAAGACTTTACAACTTATTCAGAAACCGTGTTCCGGAGATATGGTGATCGGGTCAACTATTGGGTAACATTGAATGAACAAAATGTCTTCATTTCCCATGGCTACTTGATGGCCACCCATCCGCCGGCAGTGAAAGATCCGAAACGGATGTACCAAGCCAACCATCATGCAAATTTAGCGAATGCATCGGCCATCAAAAAATACCGTTCGCTTGGATTTCAAGGGAAAATCGGTCCGAGTTTCGCTTATTCGCCAGGCTATCCTATTGATGCCCGGCCCGAGAATGTTTTGGCGGCGGAGAACTTCGATGAACTGAATGCTTATTTTTGGATGGATGTCTATGCCAAGGGGGAGTACCCTTCGGTCATCTGGAATTGGTTGGAAGAGAATGATTTGTTGCCCGAAACGCTTCCGGAAGATTTTGAGGTATTGAAAGCCGGTAAACCGGATTTCATGGGCGTGAATTATTATCAGACATCAACTGTTGCCGCAAACCCATTGGATGGCATCGGCGTCGGGACGCCGAACTATTCCGGTGAAAAGGGAAGTACGGAAAGAGGCGGGACTCCAGGCGTCTTCAAAGAAGTGCTGAATCCATTTGTCGAAAAAACCAATTGGGATTGGGATATCGATCCAGTTGGGCTACGGATTGCCTTGCGTCGGATCAACAGCCGCTACGGATTGCCGATATTGATAACCGAAAACGGATTGGGCGAATACGACAAGCTTGAAGACGGAGAAATCCATGACCAATACCGGATCGACTATTTGAACGACCATGCCAAAGCGGTTCAGGAAGCCATCACGGATGGGGTCACAGTGCTTGGCTACTGCACTTGGAGCTATACCGATCTTTTGAGCTGGTTGAATGGTTATCAAAAGCGCTATGGGTT is a window from the Trichococcus shcherbakoviae genome containing:
- a CDS encoding glycoside hydrolase family 1 protein, which encodes MQHKKMKDFPEDFLWGSASAAYQVEGAWDEDGKGVSVWDTFVRIPGKTFKGTNGDVAVDHYHRFKEDVALMAEQGLKAYRFSIAWSRIFPHNMQEVNEKGLQFYDDLIDELLANHIEPVVTLYHWDIPQYLQDEYLGWESRQVIEDFTTYSETVFRRYGDRVNYWVTLNEQNVFISHGYLMATHPPAVKDPKRMYQANHHANLANASAIKKYRSLGFQGKIGPSFAYSPGYPIDARPENVLAAENFDELNAYFWMDVYAKGEYPSVIWNWLEENDLLPETLPEDFEVLKAGKPDFMGVNYYQTSTVAANPLDGIGVGTPNYSGEKGSTERGGTPGVFKEVLNPFVEKTNWDWDIDPVGLRIALRRINSRYGLPILITENGLGEYDKLEDGEIHDQYRIDYLNDHAKAVQEAITDGVTVLGYCTWSYTDLLSWLNGYQKRYGFVYVDRDEDSPKELKRYKKASYYWYKEVIEQNGKNLK